Genomic window (Candidatus Nitrosocosmicus franklandus):
GACTTGAAAAGCGATACTACTGATGAATTACTCGTCATAGTTCGATTTCATGTGTTGGTTCTAATATTTTTTCTGTCCCAGTAGGTTTTTTCATTACATTATATTCTTCAAAAAGAGAATCCAAGGTATCTTTCTTTACGAAAAACTCTTTCTCGATAAACTCGGTATCATGATTATCACTGTATTCACGTATTAGGACCTTGAAAACACCCTTTTTTATTTCTCTCACTAAGAAATCAGCATTTTCACCTTCATAATTAAAGTACGTAACATACTCCGAGATTGGCACTTCCAATTTCCTACAAATTAAGTCGAAAATCAACTAATATTAGTGTATCAAAATATGAATCAGAAGGTATATAACTTACATGTTGAGTTTATTAGTAGCTTTATAATAACCAGCCTTATTAATTCTTAAATACTCAACTGACTCTTTAAAGTTATGCACAAAAACTCATCTGCGAAATCCCCAATAGTGCAAATTTCAGGATCATGTCTTGACTTTGAAAAGGAAAGAAACATTATCTTAGATGTCATAGGTGAATTAGAATGGGGTGCTCATTATGAATCAAATTTTGAGTGCTCATCCGAAGGGAAGACTATGGGTTGGGATTTTTTTAACATGTACATTGAATTGGATTTTATAAAAACCTTAGCAGAAGTGCATCCTAGTATAAGCAAGGAAGAAGGGAACATGTTGGAACAGCAATTTTTGTTATGGCTTGAAAAGCAGTTCAAGAAAATTAAGAAGGATTATCACCTTAGACTCGTGGAAACCCCTTATGAAATTTCCAAAGGCTTCAGAATTGATCCGGAATTCTATAGAACCGAAGAAAGGTTATGGGATCTTCGATAAGTTTTAAAACTAATTTTATTCTTATGATAAGTTAAGATCATTGAATGTCATCATAGTTTCACATGAGTCAGATGTTGATGGACTATTTTCTTCGTCTATTGTTCTTATGCGCTATCCCCAAGCAAAGACGCTATTCACCTCGTATGGTAAGGAAAATTTTGACAGGATTTCAGAGATAATTTATAGAGAAGTAATGAAGAATTCCAGACACGGACTATTGGTTTTTTGTGATTTGGGACCAAACGATGAGATCATCCCTCTAATATCCGAGCTATTTGAATTTGTTCGTTCAAACTCTTGGTCAATTCTATGGATAGATCACCATCCGTGGACAAGGAAAGCGCTCGATCTATTCACCAAAGATGGGAATAACCTCACTAAGCTCATTCTTGATACATCAGGGGAAAAATGTGCATCAGAATTGGCTTACGAATTTTTGTTGAAAGATAATATTATAGCACAAAATCTTGCGTCAATGGCACACACTTCTGATTTTTTATTAAAAGACCAGTTCATGCCACCTCTGCCAGAATTAATTATATTCTATAGAACTTTACCTGATTTTTATAACAAACTGACTATTCTATCGAGAAAGATTTCCCAAGGCATCTTGTGGGATACAGAAATGCATGTGGAATATGTTTTATATTCCAAGCTTCGTGACGAATCAAAAATAGAGGCATGGAAAAAGATTCAAGAGATTAAACTCTCTGGAGGCATAAAGATGGCTATCATTCCCATTGGTCCTTATATCCAATCAAGCTTATTCTCTGAAGAAATTTTTGAAAATACCGACGTAGATATCGTATTTTTGCTTTCAAGAGAGGGAAAAGTCAGTATCCGCCGGAAGAATCCGTTACTGAATTGTAATGACATTGCTTCAGAACTTTTGGAAGGAGGCGGCCACAAGTATGCAGCAGGAGGAAAAATAAGATCAGACCCAGAAGACATTGATATGGTAATTTTGGAACTAACGAAGGCTGTGGAGAATTCGATCAAAATCAAAAATGATTAGGATTTTTTATTGAGTTAGAGATACCTCAATATACACATCCTCAGGTATTTTAAGACGCATAAGTTGTCGGATGGATCTATCATCCGCTCCTAAATCGATTACTCGCCTATGTACTCTGAGCTCGTACTTATCCCATGTGTTTGTACCTTGACCACATGGCGATTTCCTTGTCACTACTCTCATTTTCTTGGTTGGTAAAGGATGAGGCCCCTTTAATCGTATTCCGTTTTTTTCTCCAATGTCTTTAATCTCTGTACACACATTCTCCAATGTTGATAAATTGGTGCTAGTCAGCTTGATCCGGGCTTCTTGAGGCATCCGTTATCACTCTTTATTTCTTATTAGGATCATATTTTTCGGTAATCGTTTTCACAATTCCCGCGGCAATGGTGGTTCCCATATCTCTAAGTGCAAATCTACCAATCTCAGGAAATTCTTTGAAAGTTTCTATAGCAAGGGGACGTACAGGTCGAATTTTCACTATTGCTGCATCACCAGTTTTCAAGAACTTTGGTTTTTCTTCCACTACTCCACCAGTTTTGGGATCGATTTTTGCAACAAACTCGGAAATAGTGGCTGCAACCTGTGCTGTATGGGCATGAAGCACAGGAGTGTAACCTGGAGCCATTGCAGTAGGATGATGTATTACAATGATTTGTGCTTCAAACTCTTTTGCAACACTTGGCGGATTATCAATGTTGCCAATGATATCTCCCCTGTGTATAGCTTTTTTATCTACCCCTCTAAGATTAAATCCAATATTATCTCCTGCTTCAGCATAATCCATTTGAGTATGATGAGTTTCAATGGATTTAATTTCTCCAGGAACACCAGATGGCATTACTATTACCTTTTCGTTAACCTTCATCTTACCTGTTTCAATCCTGCCTACTGGAACTGTTCCAACACCGGTAATAGTGTAAACATCTTGTACTGGTACTCTCAAAGGTTTGTTTATAGGTTTTTCTGGAGGGGTAAAAGCATCAAGTGCTTCAGCTAATGTAGGTCCCTTATACCAAGGCATATTCTCAGATCTCTTTACCAAATTGTCACCTTTCCAAGCAGAAACCGGAATGAAGCTGACTTTGGATGTATTGTATCCAACCATTTTCAACATCTTTTCAACTGTTTCTTTGACTTCGTTGTATCTTGCCTCAGAATAACCTACATCATCCATCTTATTCAAAGCAACCACAATCTGTCCTACACCCAGTGTCCTCGACAGGAAAGCATGCTCTCTCGCTTGCCCGCCTGGTTCAGTTGCAGCCTCGGTTTCACCAGGCTTAACAGAAACTACTAATATTGATGCATCAGCTTCCGAAGCTCCAGTGATCATATTTTTAATGAAATCTCTATGCCCTGGTGCATCAATCAGTGTATAAAAGAATTTTTGCGTTTCAAACTTTTGAAATGCTAAATCTATTGTAATACCTCTTTCTCTCTCATCTTTTATACTATCTAGTACCCAAGCATACTTGAAAGTATCACCTTTTCCAGTTGCTTCAGACTCTTTAGCAAAAGAATCTATTGTTCTTTGATCAATGACACCTAAATCTACCATTAAATGACCAACGGTAGTTGATTTACCATTATCAACATGTCCTGTAACCACCAAATTCATATGTGGTTTTTTACTTGCGCTCATAAAAGATAAAAATCCATCAGGGGTTTATTTGTATTTCGTTATCTTTTTTATAATAACGTTTTGCAGCTCTATAATGTTAGAGAGCAAAAACTTGCTATAAATTGTATCCATGCCTTAATATACTTATCCAATAACTATGTTCTACGGAGCATAATAATAACGAGTCTCCAAATTTGCATTGGAGTCTCCTTACTCCCAATTCAGATGCAGTACAATTGCGATTCAAATTTTAACACATTATTTTGAATTCCTATTGTAAATATCTTCAATTCTTACAATATCGGATTCATCAAATTCACCAAATGAGATCTCCAAGATTGTAGAAGGAAAATCAAGATTAACTACTCTATGCCTAGAACCTTTAGGGATGTAAATAGTGTCATTTTCATTTAATATCCTTTTTTCTTGATTTAACTCTACTGATATGGAACCCTTGATCAATTTCCACCATTCTTCTCTCTTATGATGATATTGAAGACTGGTTTGAGAATTTGGATTCAAGTGTAAAAGCTTAACTGTGCATTTTTGATTTTCAACAAACTTCTCAAATCGACCCCACGGTCTAACTTCCTCATAAACATGTATCATTATAACCAATTCTATTATTCTACAACATATTTAAAAATAGATGAACATCACGGCTAGTAGAATAAAGGAAATAAAATATAGAAGAAATATCGGACAAGAATGAAATTTAATTCTTCGTTCTTTTACGGTCTTATCGTGAAACACATTCATAATTTTCACAAAAAAGAAAAGGATCCGAATTAGTGGATTGAAACCAATGCATCATCTAATGTATTAAAGCATTGTATAAAGAGGTAATCTGATCGTTCAAAAATCCATTCCGCAAATTCATCGAACGTAAATACCCTTTGATGCTGAACAGCGATTGGAACATAGCCTCCGAACGTAATTACTTGGATAACAACGAAATCCTCATTTACGATTGCAAGCTCCTGTTCCCCGTAGTCACAGACTTCATCAAGTAAGGTCGTATAAAGTACCACTGGTTTGCCTGTTTCGGCTACGTTTCGAGAAAGGTCAAATAACTTTTCCTTGAAATTATTAATCAAGCAATTTTCGAAGGACATTTGTTTACTTTCTTGCAAACCAGGGTTTTTTTTCAAGCAATACTAAATTGCTCAAAAAGAATTTATCTACATTAAAGATCACTACAATTGACACTTTGACCAATGTTTGTTAATCACTTTTTCGACTTGAAATAATTCATGCTATAGGGTACTAATTAACCAGATTACTATAGATCATTTCTATCGATATTTTAAAATATTTTTCATAGTTTTATTCCAATTTAGTTTAGTTTTTGGATAAAATTGTTATTATGTCAATCATAGTTTGATATATCAAAATAACGACTAGAATCTCCAGTGGTTAATGAGAACAACTTTTTACACATGAATAATCACTCTGAAAATATCATCTAAATCTAACACGGGTCTAGCGAATATAAATAGCAATATCCTTTCCGTCTATGTCAATTTGTTTCCATTTAAAATTACTATCAGAAGTTCCTTGAGGAAATTCAATCTTTTGAACTCTTACCAAATTCTTTAAATCTGTCTCGAATTTTTGTAACTTTCCTATTTCATCTTTACTAAAATTGGAAATATAAGCGGTGTTGAGAATCGCCGTGGGGGAATAACCCAATTCTTTCCTCAACTGTTGAATATTTCGTGCCAAATCCTTGATCATCCCTCTTAAGATAAGTTCATCGTTACGATGCTTATTCAATAAGAGAATAAGATTGTCTTTCTCAAGTGCAGTGTACTCATTAGTAGTTTCAAAATCTATATTAATATCCTGTAACGTCAGATCTACAGATTTACCTTCAGAATATTCGAAATTAAATGACCCGAATTGCTGAAGTCGTTGTAGGACATCAACCTTATTTGTTTTTTCAAATTTTTCAATTAACACTCCAATGTCACCCTTTACTATCTTTGCAATGGTTTTTCTGTTAATCGTAAGAATAGGTATTATAGGAGCATTACTTTTCAGAATATCGAGTATTTTGGCTGCATTATTTTCCAAATTTATCTTCTTGATAATAACAGTTTCGATATTCATTTGCCCCTTTAATAATTCAATCATTCCTTCGAGTTCAAGAAAACTAGTATCATCTGTGAATACATAAATCGTCTCTAGAGGCCATCTTCTTTTTAACATGTTTTTATTTCTCAAAGCAAAAGACATTGAAGATATTTCCTTAATCTTATCAAAAGCAGATTCAATTTTGTCACTAGATACCCTTTTCAAAAAATCTAGATCTAAAGACCTATCCTGCAATATCAAATCATACTGTTTAAAACAGGTTTGATACAAGTATTCTGTAATAAATGGACATATTGGATGCAAAATTACGTCTAGTGAAAATAGACAACGAGACAGGATCTTGTATATTGTAAACCTTCGCCCTTTATCTTCTGCGTTATCGCTCCACAAATCATATCTAATAAGAGGTATGTATGTCTGACTCAAAGAATTTATGATGAAATTTTCAATTTCATGGCAGGCTTCGTGGAAGCGGCAAGTATCTAAATGATAATTCACATTCGAAATTAGTTTGGCAAGCTTAGTTAATATCCAAATGTCCTGACTTTTTAGTAAATCCTTCTCAATATTCATTTCTCCTTTTCCAGTTAAAGATTGATATCTAAATTTATCATACTCAGCATTCTGTTCATAATACACATGTAGATAGTACAATGTACTTAATACCTGATGCGGTCTCGAAATCATTTCTTTCGGGTCAAAATTCAAGGGTTCAATTGGAGACGACTTCCACATCATGTAAAACCGTACTAAGTCTACTGGATTGTTTCGTAGAAGGGTAAACGCATCAACGACGTTCCCTAGGCTTTTGCTCATTTTATTACCCCGTTCGTCTAGAACATGACCAGTAAATAAGAACGATCTGAATGGAGATTGGGGGATATTCTTAAGAATCACATTTAGGATCAATAAAGTATAAGCCCATCCTCTTGTTTGATCTATGCCTTCAGTGAGAAACGAAGCAGGAATAATATTTTCAAATTCCTTGTCTGTTAAAGAAGAATACGGTGCACTTCCACTGTTATGCCACGTATCTAAAACAAATGGTTCACGTACCATTTCCCCAGCGCAATTTCGGCATTCGATACTTATTTCATCTATCCACGGTCGATGTAGTTCAAAATTTTCACCGTGTGGTAGTTTAGTTGCTCTTTGAATGATTTCTCGCCTAGAAAACAATCCTTCAATTTTAGAACACTTTTTACATTTCCAGATGGGTAATGGAGTACCCCATACTCGTTCTCTTGAAATGCACCAAGGAATACGTTCTCTGATAATTTCAAGGAATCTGTTTTTTGGTTGCTCGTAAAAGTATTCGACGTTAGAAGCAGCTTCAAAAGGTTTGTTTCCCATTTGGTCAATCATATAAAAATACTCTTTTCTAGCTATCCAAACGATCTTATGATGAGATCTCCAGCATGTAGGGTATTTGTGCAATACTTTGGAAATCTGAACTAATGAATTAGCTTGCTTCATGTCTTCAACAATTTCAATATCTACATCCCTTACAAACTTATTTTGATACTTTCCCGCATCTCTTGTAAAAAATGCTCTGTCATCAATGGGTACAAAAATCGGTATTCCTCTCTTGGTGGCAATATTAAAATCATCTTCTCCATTGGCGGGTGACAGGTGTACTATTCCACTACCAGTTGTGAAATCAACAAAGTCTTCAGCAATAATATAATGAATCTTGTAATCGGAGGCAAGCTTCTGCAAACCGGGTATATTAGTCAGCAGAGGATGGATGTATGACTGACCCTCAAGTTCCTTCCCTTCAAATACATTTATTATTTCGTATTCGTCTATCATTAGCTCTTTCATAAGTCCTTCGAGTCTATTCTCAGAAACAATCCATTTCTCTGTAGAATTATTATGATTTATCTTAACAGTTGAGTAACTAGCCCTTGGGTTAATCCCTATCAATTCATCAGTTACGACTGTAAAAGGCATTGTAGTCCATACTACAACATAGGTGTCGGTGTTGACAAGTTTTACCTTATAGTAAAATGACGGGTCCTCAACCTGTTCATAGCCTTGGTTAATTTCAGCATTACTAAGAGAGGTCTGGCATGAAGGACAATAAGCGACTACTCTAAACCATTCCTTTAGAATTCCATCTTGAAATGCTTTTTTAATGTACGTCCACTCTCTTTCTATGTAGGAATCCTTGTATGTCCAATAAGCATTCTTATAATCAAAAGACATTCCTATAAGCTGATCAACTTCCAACCATTTTTGGTTATATTCGAGAATTATTTTCTTGCATGTTTCAACAATTTTTTCGACCCCTACTTTTTTTAAATTTTCAGACTTGCTGCCAGTTAGTCCCAAAATTTTTTCTGCCTGAAGCTCTACCGGCAACCCTTGCGAATCCCAGCCTGCGCGAAATATTGGTTTCTTTTTTTGTAGGAACGATTTCCTATACCATAGATCTTTTATTATTCTCCCCCTTAAATGACCCAGATGAGGCTCCCCATTCATAGTTGGAGGTCCCTCAATATAGCCTATGGTTGAACAAAAATTATCTGGATTGTCTACAAAATTCTGGATCCTATTCTTAACAATTGGATCATTGTAGTAAGTTTTAACTTGATTTTCGATATCTTTTAGATCTAATTTATTACCCAGATTCATTGATAACTGAATCCAACCCCATATCCATTCTTAAATTT
Coding sequences:
- a CDS encoding DHH family phosphoesterase: MNVIIVSHESDVDGLFSSSIVLMRYPQAKTLFTSYGKENFDRISEIIYREVMKNSRHGLLVFCDLGPNDEIIPLISELFEFVRSNSWSILWIDHHPWTRKALDLFTKDGNNLTKLILDTSGEKCASELAYEFLLKDNIIAQNLASMAHTSDFLLKDQFMPPLPELIIFYRTLPDFYNKLTILSRKISQGILWDTEMHVEYVLYSKLRDESKIEAWKKIQEIKLSGGIKMAIIPIGPYIQSSLFSEEIFENTDVDIVFLLSREGKVSIRRKNPLLNCNDIASELLEGGGHKYAAGGKIRSDPEDIDMVILELTKAVENSIKIKND
- the rpsJ gene encoding 30S ribosomal protein S10 is translated as MPQEARIKLTSTNLSTLENVCTEIKDIGEKNGIRLKGPHPLPTKKMRVVTRKSPCGQGTNTWDKYELRVHRRVIDLGADDRSIRQLMRLKIPEDVYIEVSLTQ
- the tuf gene encoding translation elongation factor EF-1 subunit alpha, whose amino-acid sequence is MSASKKPHMNLVVTGHVDNGKSTTVGHLMVDLGVIDQRTIDSFAKESEATGKGDTFKYAWVLDSIKDERERGITIDLAFQKFETQKFFYTLIDAPGHRDFIKNMITGASEADASILVVSVKPGETEAATEPGGQAREHAFLSRTLGVGQIVVALNKMDDVGYSEARYNEVKETVEKMLKMVGYNTSKVSFIPVSAWKGDNLVKRSENMPWYKGPTLAEALDAFTPPEKPINKPLRVPVQDVYTITGVGTVPVGRIETGKMKVNEKVIVMPSGVPGEIKSIETHHTQMDYAEAGDNIGFNLRGVDKKAIHRGDIIGNIDNPPSVAKEFEAQIIVIHHPTAMAPGYTPVLHAHTAQVAATISEFVAKIDPKTGGVVEEKPKFLKTGDAAIVKIRPVRPLAIETFKEFPEIGRFALRDMGTTIAAGIVKTITEKYDPNKK
- a CDS encoding phosphomannose isomerase type II C-terminal cupin domain, with the protein product MIHVYEEVRPWGRFEKFVENQKCTVKLLHLNPNSQTSLQYHHKREEWWKLIKGSISVELNQEKRILNENDTIYIPKGSRHRVVNLDFPSTILEISFGEFDESDIVRIEDIYNRNSK
- the ileS gene encoding isoleucine--tRNA ligase, which gives rise to MNLGNKLDLKDIENQVKTYYNDPIVKNRIQNFVDNPDNFCSTIGYIEGPPTMNGEPHLGHLRGRIIKDLWYRKSFLQKKKPIFRAGWDSQGLPVELQAEKILGLTGSKSENLKKVGVEKIVETCKKIILEYNQKWLEVDQLIGMSFDYKNAYWTYKDSYIEREWTYIKKAFQDGILKEWFRVVAYCPSCQTSLSNAEINQGYEQVEDPSFYYKVKLVNTDTYVVVWTTMPFTVVTDELIGINPRASYSTVKINHNNSTEKWIVSENRLEGLMKELMIDEYEIINVFEGKELEGQSYIHPLLTNIPGLQKLASDYKIHYIIAEDFVDFTTGSGIVHLSPANGEDDFNIATKRGIPIFVPIDDRAFFTRDAGKYQNKFVRDVDIEIVEDMKQANSLVQISKVLHKYPTCWRSHHKIVWIARKEYFYMIDQMGNKPFEAASNVEYFYEQPKNRFLEIIRERIPWCISRERVWGTPLPIWKCKKCSKIEGLFSRREIIQRATKLPHGENFELHRPWIDEISIECRNCAGEMVREPFVLDTWHNSGSAPYSSLTDKEFENIIPASFLTEGIDQTRGWAYTLLILNVILKNIPQSPFRSFLFTGHVLDERGNKMSKSLGNVVDAFTLLRNNPVDLVRFYMMWKSSPIEPLNFDPKEMISRPHQVLSTLYYLHVYYEQNAEYDKFRYQSLTGKGEMNIEKDLLKSQDIWILTKLAKLISNVNYHLDTCRFHEACHEIENFIINSLSQTYIPLIRYDLWSDNAEDKGRRFTIYKILSRCLFSLDVILHPICPFITEYLYQTCFKQYDLILQDRSLDLDFLKRVSSDKIESAFDKIKEISSMSFALRNKNMLKRRWPLETIYVFTDDTSFLELEGMIELLKGQMNIETVIIKKINLENNAAKILDILKSNAPIIPILTINRKTIAKIVKGDIGVLIEKFEKTNKVDVLQRLQQFGSFNFEYSEGKSVDLTLQDINIDFETTNEYTALEKDNLILLLNKHRNDELILRGMIKDLARNIQQLRKELGYSPTAILNTAYISNFSKDEIGKLQKFETDLKNLVRVQKIEFPQGTSDSNFKWKQIDIDGKDIAIYIR